The genome window TTAACATTAGTTTTTTACTATCTTTCGTTATTactgttattttattatatattactattattttagtattatagattgctatcatatttatttatatcttcatttattcttcaaatgtatatatactatttcactacatattattttaaaattacttttatatagttttattccaaatggttttatataataattactttaaaatcATCCTATACTATTTAccttaaatcaatttatattagCTACTTAAAGctcattttcatataatatttatttatttatttatttttacctatttaaatcattttccatATCTTGTTTTAGACTCTAGTTCATTTTTATTGCAactatatgcatatattattatactattatatattaaattctccgttttatatatgctatttatctaaataaataaatattattttatatcatttattcttaattttcttaattttcgattatttcaaattttcttacttattatctcttttaaatattttatattgttaatatatcaataattttcaatttcttttctttcatgccatcttttagttatttcaaaacTTATACATGGGATTTGTGTTTGTGTCAATTCTCTTGTTTTTAGGTTTTACTAGTTTTAAATATGGATGATAGTAGTTGTATAACGTATAATATAGGTTTGTTGCCCTTATGTATgttgtattgtttatttgtattttattgattctttgtaaCTCATTAGTATTGATTTTAGTTTGTAAATTAGCTTTTCCTTATATACAATGTTATTTCgttattcattcaaaagattacaagtgttaaagttatttcattcaaaaaatttcaaaaatactcgaagtttggaatcctcgagagaattgagccctaacgtattgggttctaattttcctcgtcgaatctaaataatcgatttttttaacatacaaatttccaataaaaacccattctcgggaattcgacacgttgtgtcctaacgcattggatatgacaggttattttctcgagacgaggatttaaaaaaaataaaggcaatgttcgatatttaggaattttgtgaaatcaaaccctaacttattgggttttgattttctcatttgacccagataatcggatatccttcttaaaatgcataggttttaaaagatgagagataaatttaattttgagaatttaaaatgttgcactttAACTTACTaagtgtgacgatttatttctttgaaataagtgaatcccatcgtccaattcattttattcaaaataaaatgatcgtattttaaaatcttttcaaaatttcgacattaagacattaaacaatcgattcggtaccaattttgggcgttacgagggtgctaacccttcttcgtgcgtaaccgactcccgaacctattttctcaaaattcgcagaccaaaaaaatcatttttaatggtgaaccggtcacaccttaacaaaagattggtgacgactcccaattttcattttcaaaatcgatacccattttttaaattttaaaaaaatggtttcgacaaataTAATTAGCAGTTGTATAGTTAAAAACAAGATAACTAACTGttgttgttaaaaaaataaagaaatcatTCTTCCCGATTAGCCAATCCACCTCTCTTCTTCCATTTCTATTACACGCTCAACTGCCCTCCttaaccaaaaaagaaaaagaaaattattattattattaatttctgtAATGATTTTTTTCTGACAGGGATAATTTGTGGCAATTACACttcattaatataaaaatattccttaaaaaaaaatatatttttcaaacacCAAGAATTAATCAAGCGcagaaatttttttcaaaagtgtttttatttcaaaaatattttttaaaaatattactaaacTGACCCTAAATTTTGTCTTCAAAACATGTAATGTACCACACTTGGGCTTTTGGAAGGAACATTAGATTCAGCTTCAGCTTACATGTATACAGCCCATTTGCAACCCATCAAATGTTCAAATCTTACACAATtcttcttttaatcttttatccatgtttgaaatttataattgtttctAGTAATAATATGATTTCCAATGTTTGAATTTGTGTTTTTCTTTAGAATATGGTTTATGTTAGCCGGTGAATCTATTGATAGTCATATTGTAAAATTACGGGTTATTCCTTCGTATCCATCACGCTTTCAAAGCTCACAATGAAGTTAAAGATTTTATGGCCAAACATGATGCTATAAGATTCACAAGTATCAAGGTGTTCTCCATACGTCCTCGAATTATGCGGAGTTTAATTCAAAAAGatatattaaagttttagttttatatttttttcatttatagtaGTATAGAtgtataaaaatcaataatatataaaattataaaattattaaaaagacaCGTGTAGGCTAATTTGGCAGCACATTGCCATAACACTGACTGTAGAAAGAAACATTGTATTGATTAAATGCATTACTTTATTCACCCACTGGTTTAAATGgagttttatgatttttcatccttttttaataaaaagaggCTTTTACGCCAAGGGATTCTCCCATCATATCATACGTTTTTCGTTTGTCTATGTTGGCCTTTCTTAGTGCTACAAACGACATTCGGTCCCATTATATAACCAAAGCTCATTtgattaaatagtaattaatcgGCCTCGATGGCTAAATTACTAAATGGACTGAGCTCAACCTTAATTTATAGCAATaatcaactcttttttttcaatttgcaacttatttatttttcaaaattcagattaaactattaatgttgttaaattttttgttaaaatacttttttttaattagattgctattaaataaataattttttaattagaaatgtcacaataaaaaatttaataaaacaattagaacttaaattttaaaatttaaaaataaaaaaataaattcctaatttttgagaaatataCCCACATTTGAGGACCGAAAGTTGATATAGGGTTATGGGCCCACACTTGACCCAAAACTTGGCAGCATGTTATTTGTCTCAGAATAAGACCCCATCCCTCTCAATCACCTTCGCATTTACAAAACAAATCTTGATGTTGATCTACTTCCCCATGCAATACGGTGCCGCTTTATAGCTAAATCTAAATCTATATACAACAGTCTTAAGTAGAGTatcattataattaatttataagaCAACAAGAAAAAGGCTACTAAAATAGGAAAAGACAAAGTCGAACATGAAAATTTCAACTGGCAGTCAAAAAAGCTAAAACaacaacagcagcagcagcagcagctgAGCTGAGTTGAGCTTAGCTACTCctttcttttccccttttttccTCTCTCTTTCTTTGTCTCCAAACAGTCAAATGTCAGCTGCCTATTTCCCTcatcttcctcttcctcttcctccaTTTTGTTTCCTCTTCTAACCGCCATCTCTCATCTCTGTAAGCAAGGGAAAACAGAAACCCTAACTCTAACGCAGAGCATCAAGCGGCGCCGGCAGCTCAGCCATGAAGAAGAACATTCTTATTTTGGCGACATCCTCGCTTTTGCTCTTTAATTTCTTGCTCTCTTTCGCCATCGAAGATGACATCGCCTGTCTTGAAGGACTGAAAAACTCCCTTACTGGCGCCGACTCCCCTCTTTCCACCTGGAGCTTCAGCAACCGCTCATCCACCTCCGTTTGCCAGCTCACCGGCGTTTCGTGCTGGAATGAGAAGGAAAACCGAATCATTAGCCTCCACCTCCCTTCCATGAAGCTGTCGGGTCAGCTACCGGACTCTTTGAAGTACTGTCGGAGCCTCCAGATTCTAGATCTTTCTAACAACTCTCTCTCCGGTCCCATTCCTAGCGATATATGCTCTTGGCTTCCTTACCTCGTTCATCTCGATCTCTCTGGTAACCTTTTCTCTGGTTCCATCCCTCTTCAGATTGTCGACTGTAAGTTCCTAAACGACCTCGTTTTATCCGATAACAAATTGTCTGGTTCGATCCCTTACGAGCTAGCTCGGTTGGACCGCCTTAAACGGTTTTCCGTTGCCGGTAACGACTTGTCTGGCTCCATCCCCTCTGATCTAGCCAGATTCGGGGAAGATGGTTTTGATGGTAACCATGGACTTTGTGGGAAACCCTTATCAAAATGCGGTGGATTGAACGCTAAAAATCTGGGAATTATCATAATAGCTGGTGTGACTGGCGCCGCAGTTTCGTTAATCGTCGGTTTCGCCATTTGGTGGTGGTTCTTTCTCCGAGCCGGCGCAGgcgaaaaaagaaagaaaagttacGATGTGGATGTCCAAGATGGTAGTAGTTGGATTGAACTGCTGAAATCTCATAAGCTTGCTCAAGTATCGTTATTCCAAAAGCCAATAAACAAGATTAAATTGGCGGATTTAATGGTGGCAACGAACAATTTCGATGCGGAGAACGCAGTTATTTCGACCAGGACTGGAGTTTCCTACATGGCGGTGTTGCCGGACGGCTCTGGCTTGGCGATTAAGAGGTTAAGCACTTGTAAGCTTAGTGAGAAACAGTTTAGGTCGGAAATGAATAGGTTAGGACAACTTAGGCATCCAAATTTGGTTCCGCTCTTAGGGTATTGTGTTGTGGAAGAAGAGAGGCTTTTAGTTTATAAGCATATGCCTAATGGGACATTGTATTCTCAGTTGCATGGAGGAAATCTTATTGGTTTTGGGAATGGGAAGTTTGAGATTTTGGATTGGTCAACTAGGCTTAAGATTGGCGTTGGTGTTGCTAGAGGCTTAGCTTGGCTTCACCATGGATGCCAACCGCCGTATGTTCATCAGTA of Gossypium raimondii isolate GPD5lz chromosome 3, ASM2569854v1, whole genome shotgun sequence contains these proteins:
- the LOC105794714 gene encoding probable inactive receptor kinase At1g27190, whose translation is MKKNILILATSSLLLFNFLLSFAIEDDIACLEGLKNSLTGADSPLSTWSFSNRSSTSVCQLTGVSCWNEKENRIISLHLPSMKLSGQLPDSLKYCRSLQILDLSNNSLSGPIPSDICSWLPYLVHLDLSGNLFSGSIPLQIVDCKFLNDLVLSDNKLSGSIPYELARLDRLKRFSVAGNDLSGSIPSDLARFGEDGFDGNHGLCGKPLSKCGGLNAKNLGIIIIAGVTGAAVSLIVGFAIWWWFFLRAGAGEKRKKSYDVDVQDGSSWIELLKSHKLAQVSLFQKPINKIKLADLMVATNNFDAENAVISTRTGVSYMAVLPDGSGLAIKRLSTCKLSEKQFRSEMNRLGQLRHPNLVPLLGYCVVEEERLLVYKHMPNGTLYSQLHGGNLIGFGNGKFEILDWSTRLKIGVGVARGLAWLHHGCQPPYVHQYFSSNVVLLDDDFDARIADFGLARLMGSRDSNDSSFMNGDLGEFGYVAPEYSSTMVASLKGDVFSFGVVLLELVTGQKPIGVSNAEEGFKGNLVDWVNQLFSTGRSKDAVDKALLGKGCDDEIMQFLRVACTCVVPRPKDRPSMYQVYESLKIMGEKHGALEQYDEFPLIFGKQQEHDN